TCTTGAATTCTTCCAGGGCGCCCTGGTAATCTCCCGCGGTGAACATGGTATTGCCAGCGTTGAATAAGGCCGCGGCGGAGAGGTCTTTTGCCGGAAACCCCCCGGCCGCGGTATGAAGCTCGCTCAGCGCTTCATCCTTCTTTCCGGAAAGAGAGAGGGCGGTGCCGCGGTTGAACTGCAGTTCCGGCGAATCGGGGCGCTGGATAAGCGCCTCGGTGAATTGTTTGACGCTTTCATCGTACTGTTTGTTATCGTAAGCCTTGATGCCTTTTTTATTATATGACGATGCTTTGTCGGCAAAGGAAAATCCCGGCTGAATAAAAAGAAAAAATAGCGCAAGGCAAACTACGCTCCTCATGACTGTTTTCCTCCTGGAGATGCGGTTTTCTGGCGGCTGCGTTCGCCGATGAGCAGCCAGGCCAGAAGAAAGAATAGGGAAAAACCGAGCGGAATCTGGTACCGCTCCTGCAGACGGGAGATTCTCCGCTCGTTCAGATCGGTTTTTTTGATATCTCCCAGACCGTCGAGAATGGACTTTACATTTACCTCGCCGTTATCCTCGCGCAGGTATGCTCCCCGGGTTCCATCCGCAATCTTCCGCAGGGTTTCCTCATCGAGGCTGGTTTTCACCACCTCTCCCTTGCTGTTTTGCTTGTAGCCCTGAAGCTGGCCTTTTTCATTCCGGAGCGGAATGAGCTCACTGCCGGTTGTTCCGACTCCCACCGTAAATATATGTACTCCCTTTAATCCCGCCTTACGGGCTGCGGCCAGGGGATCGCCGGATAGATTTTCACCATCGGTGAAAAGGATAATAAGCTGGCTCTCGCTTGCGGCGTCGGAGCCCCGCTTGAGCATATCGAGCGCACCGTCGATGGCATTTGCTATATTGGTGCCCGGCTCGGGGACACTGCCAACATTCACAAAATCAAGGAGGGTCTTGGCGGCGGCGTAATCGCCGGTCAGCGGGCACTGCACAAAGGGCTTGCCGGTGAAGGCGAGTATGGCGACCCGGTCGCCTTTCAGGTTGTCGATAAATTGCCCGATCTCGTACTTGGCCTGCATGATGCGGCTGGGTTTGACATCTTCAGCCAGCATGGAAGCAGAGGTATCCAGCGCGATGACCACATCCACACCCATTCTTTTCACGATTTCGGTTTTGGTTCCGAACCGCGGCTGCGCAAGCGCGATAACCGCCAGCGCCAGTCCGGCAAAAAAACAGGCCTGCCCTATCCTGCGCCTGACAGGGCTTACCGAACGTGAAAGGCCGTCAAACAGCTCCGGACCGGCGAAACGGTTGCGGTCGCGGCGGCTTAAAAGAGCCAAAAGAACTCCGAGGAGCGCCAGGCACGGAACCATGAGCAGCAGCCAGAAACCTTCGGGATTGTTGAACGCCATACTCAGGGAATCCTCCTGAAAACGGTTCGATCCAAAAGAAATGACAATACGAGAAGAAAAATGCCCGCGTTCAGGAAAGCGGGATACTTCTCATCATATTCCGTCCACTCCCTGAAGGTCACCTTGGTTGTTTCCAGTTTGCCGATCTCGGAATAGATACCCTGCAGTTCGTTCTTATTTTTAGCGCGGTAATACTTCCCGCCGGTCATCTGGGCGACCTGTTTCAAGGATGCTTCATCGATATGGGTCTCCACCGGGAAGGTGTTTCCGTTCATTCTCATCCAGGACTGCCCTTCGGTGCCCACCCCGATGGCATAGATTCTGACCCCCATGGTGGCAGCTATCCGCGCGGCGGTCAGGGGATCGATGTTTCCGGAATTGTTCATACCGTCGGTGAGGAGAATGATGATCCTGCTCTTCGCATCGGAATTACGGAGCCGGTTCACCGCGGTGGCAATGGCGGAACCTATGGCGGTGCCGTCGTCCACCCGTGACTCCCAGGCCTGACCGAGGAGATCTTTCAGAATATCGTAGTCCAGGGTGAGAGGGCAGAGCATGAAACTCTGGGCAGCGAATACAACGAGCCCGATCCGGTCGCTCACACGGCGGGAGATAAAGTCTTTGACAACCTCGATGGCCGCATCATACCGGGAAAGGGGATCGAAATCCATGGCAGCCATGCTGGATGATATATCAAGGGTCAGCATGATATCGATCCCGCGGGCGGACCGGGTATGCATTGTCTGGCCAACCTGGGGCCGCGCCATGGCTACAACGAGAACCGCAGCCGCTCCTGCGGCGATGAAGAGCGACAGGAGACGCTTGATCTTGCCGCCGCTGCCCCCGGTTTCCTTCAGTACCTGGATGGCGGGAAACCATACTGCGGCGTCGCTCTTCCCGCGCTTCCTGAAATACTGGAAAAATATCACCAGGGGAATAACCAGAAGAATAAGCCAGAGAGGATCGGCAAACCTGAACATAATCAGTGTTCTCCACCCGGCGCAGAAACCGTTTCTTTCGTGGTATCCGGCGCCTCTTGTGCAGCCTGACGGCGTTTTGTTTCCTCGGCGGCAATACGCGCTCTTTCCTTTTCGAGCGCTATCTGTTCGAGCACTTTCCGAACCGGAGCTTCAGCACGGTCAATAACGGTGGAAGAGATTTCGACCGGAGGAATATATTTGGCGAATTTCACCATGTCCGATTCTTCGAATATCTCCCGGAAGGAATCGGCCACTCCCCCGTATCGAGGCTGACGGGCAAGGGTGCGTTTAATCTCCTCCGTAGTGCTGTACATGGCCTCAAAGCCCATATTGCGGTGAATGAATCCCCGCATGGCGGTGGAAACCATCAGGTAGAGCTCTTTCACCTGGCCGCTCTCCAAAAGATGCAGCGCCCGGATCCGCTCGAATTCTTCCACCTCATCCAGCGGTTCGATGATGGCAGGAGCGGATACCTTCTTTTTCCTTCGTTTCAAAATGTACCAGGCTAGAGCCGAGGCGAGGACAGGCAGGATAAGGAGAAGAAGCCAGCCTGGGAAGCCTTTCGCCGGGATTCCCAGCGGAGCGCGGTTCGGTTTGGGCGGCGCATCAGCTTTTTCCGCCACTCCTGCCGACCTGATTTCCAGAACATTGGATAAAGCTTCACCGCCCCTCCCCGAACCGGTGACGAAATCCAGCACGAACGGTCCTACCTTCAGGGTATCGGCGGAAAGAATGTACGTCAGAAATCCATAAGTGCGCCTGATTCCCGCAGGAGTTTTTTCTTCCTTCGTCCACTGTTTCCGGGTATCGATAAACAGGGATTTGTCTTTCAGGTAGGGTTCTCCGGCCTGAACGCTGTCGGGCAAGGTTACAGTGCAGAAGATAGAGAGGGAATCACCGATAACAATCCCTGGCTTGGATGCCTTTATTTCGATACTCAGCCCTTCGGGGGGGCCGGCTATTGGCGCCGGCGCCCCTTCGGCAAAGCAAAAGAGCAGAAAACAAAAGCAGATGATATGGTTCAGACTATTTGCCAAAGACTGTTTCCAACACATAATTTATACTGGAAGTGATCCCTGACCCGGTAACAAAAATGGTCGGCGACAGATTAGTCAGCACATAGGTTTTAACGGTGTCCTGGGTGAATGACTTGCCGTAGGTCATCTCCGCCAGAACCTGGCCGCCTGCATAAAAGGTAAGCACGAACTTGGGTTTTTGAAGCTCGGTTTTAACCAGATCGGCGGGAGTCGGATTCATGGAATACACGTCGCTGATCAGCATGAACCGGCTGATCGCGAAAAGGTTGTTGATTACATCCTGAGGAACATTTTTATCCACCGGGGATGTCACGCTCCAGTTACTTTCCGGATCTTTTGTGAAGGTAATCGGTTCCTTCCCGGATTTCAGCACGATCTTGTCGACTTCATTCCGATTGAATTTCACCGGCTGTTTGTCAATAAACCAGGCATTGTCCCGGGTGAGAAGCGTTATCAGACTGTTTTCCAGGGTAAACACCTGTTCGGCGTCGAACTGTTTGGCGTACCAGAGGTACCGTCTCCCTTTTTCAGTCAGCTTGTTCCCGATAAGGAGTATTTTATCCGGCATTCCATACTTGAGCTGAACATTCAGAACCAGTGAAGGATCATTCAGCCCGTATTTAACCAAATCTCCGGGCTCGCTCGGCTCAAGAGTCGATTTGTAGCTTTCCGAGATCTTTTTTATCAGCTCTTCCATATTCTGCACATCGCCGGAATAATTCCACGGGTAAGCCATCATCCAGGTCACCCCGTTATGGACCATCTGGATACGGTCGGTATCGTTCTTTCCGCGGGTAACCTCGATTCCCCGTATATCGTCACCCACCACATTGAGAATTGTGCGCGACCGGAAAAACACGACCGGCTTTTTCATGATATCAGAAAGGACATTACTCACCGCCAGAACCCGTTTCTCAGAAGAGAATTTGACATAGGTCATGGTCTTGTCGGGGGTATCTGTTCCGATATACAGGGTATCGGGCTTGCCGGAATCGTATTCCATCGCCATGTAATATTTTGAATTACTCAGCGCGTACGGCTTCAGATCTTTCGGCTTTTCATCCACAACGGTGAGAATGTCGCTCTGGTGAAGGGAGGCGAAAAGACTGTAAATCTGCGGCCCCGACGCCTCAGTTTTCAGGGGTTTGGTGATGTTCCAGATTCGTCCCACTCCACGCTCGAAGAGAATAGAGGAATCCGGCCGAACCAGGGAGAAAGCTTTAATATTGTCCAGTTCAAATCGTATCAGCTTGCTTTCCTGGGCTTCTTTAGCCTTCTTCTGCTCTTCCACTTTGTATACTTTGAAGTATACGAAAATTCCCAGGACAATTACAGCTGCGAGTACAGCGAGAGATTTTACTAATTTCATGTTTTTTTCTCCATTTAGCGTCTGCGATACCAAACAACGAATCCAGCCATGAAAATGGCAAAGGGAATCACAACCAGGGTAAGCAGGGTTATCATTCTCCGGTCGGATTCCTTTAACTCCACCGGGGTGAATCTCGTGGTGTTTGGCGTTATTTCAATTATCTTTTCGTTCTTGGTAATCCAGTTCACCGTATTGGTGAAAAGGCTCATATTGGCGGGAAATGGAGTCACAAACTGATTGGATATGAATGCAGCATTTCCGAAAAAGGCTGAGCGTACCTTGGTGGTGTGTGTGTCCCGGGTCGCAAGGGAATCGGGAAGCTCGAATTCACGTTCGGCGGTCACAGCAACGGTGACAGGGCCTTTCAGTTCCTTCTCATCACGGCTGGGTTTTTTTGCGGTATTCGCTGTTCTAGCCGATTCGAGATCGGTTTCAGCCCAGCTGTTTTCACTGGATACCGCAAGTCTTACCAGCTTGATGCTTTTAGCCCGAATCACAGGAGTCATGCTCCGCACAAAGGGGAACAGGAATGTCTGATTTTCCAGCTTCTCGGTAATTTCCGAAGAATCTTTTGGGGCGCAGAGCGGTGCAAGGGCACCGCCGAACTGGGTGGTCAGGCTCTTGGAAGTTTCATACACATAATCATTCCCGGGCAGAATACCGTAGGACTCCACAATTTTTTCGAGATTCGTCTTGATACCGGGGTTGAGCATCAAAATTACCGAACCCTGTGAAACAACGTAATTCATGACCATATTCTGCTCTTCATCGGTGAACGGAACTGTTGGTCCGGCGACGATCAGGACGGTACAGTCTTTCGGCGCTCCGTTCTTTTCGAGGATATTTATTGTCTCCATAAGGTAATTCTGCTCCTCAAGGCGCTCCTTGATCAGGCTTAGTCCGTTGGATTTTACATTTTCCAGACTCAGCTCGCCATGGCCGGAGGTAAAATACGCTTTCTTCGTGGTGTCGGTCATCAGCCGGTAGATGGCTGTGGTGATGGCCCGCTCATGGTATAATCGGCTGGTCGGGCTGGGATTGATACGGGTTTGTTTCCCGAGGCTTTCCAGGACAATGGTTCCGGGAATGGTTACCTCGTATTTATCAGCCGCCACCGGATTTTTGATGGGGTCGATATATTCCACCTTGATATGACGCGAGCCTTTCACATATTTTTCCATGATAAGCCCGACCTGCCTCTGGGAGTTGGTAGTGTAGAAAGCTTTGATGGTTACATCGAATTTCAACTGGTTAAGCAGATTTACGGTCTCCCTGGAAAGGGAATTCACCTTGTTCTTTGTTACATCATAGCTCGGCGCTCTTACCGCAATTACATAATTGGCGGCGATAAGCCCCAAAAGAAGAGCAAGGGCGAAAACCACCGGGCTGAGGCCATACTTGTATATCTTTTCTAAAATTACCCTGGTCAGATTTGTTCTCCTGCCCTGCATGTTATTGCCTCCATCTTGCAGATTCAACGCTGATTCCGGTCAGGAATAACCCGAAGACGGTTACCGAGAGGAAGTAGAAAATATGCTTGATCCCGATAAATCCCTGGGTAAACGAGTCCAGATGTTCGGGGAATGACAGGTATCGCACGAAGGTGTTGTACGGAGGATTCAGGTACTGCGAGGTGGCGAAAAGGAGCCATAATCCCATGATCGCCGAAATGGTAACAGCCGCCGCAACAATCTGATTTTCGGTGAGAGAGCTGAAAAACATCCCGATGGAAATTATTGCAGAACCAAGCAGTATAGTACCGAGATAGGAGCTGAACACCGGCCCCCACTCGAGCTTGCCTCCGGATTCAATCATCATTATCACATTAAATGCCATGGTCAGAACCAGCATGAGAGTATAGATTGTTAAAGCCGAAAAGAATTTCCCTAACATCACCTGAGTGGTGGTAATGGGAGAAGTCATGAGCAGTTCCATGGTGCCCGTTTTCTTCTCCTCGGCATAAAGGCGCATGGTAAGGAGGGGAACAATGAGAAGAAACAGGAAATTGATATAGGTGAAAACGGTGCCGGCCACCATGTTCACATACATCATTGGAATCGCTGTTTTATAGTTCTGCGCCATTCGAAGATAATCCATTGTCTGGTTGGCAAAGGCGAAAAACGTGTCTTTGAATACATTTCCCACCACAATCATGAATACGAACGCCAGAATATAGAAAATCGGTGAAACAAAGTAACTTCGGACTTCACGTACATATACCGCAAGAGCGTTTCTCATCTATCAGTCTCCGTTATTTCATGGTTACCTGGATAAATATATCCTCGAGAGTCAGCGATACATCCCGGAGCTGGAGGAGTTCCAGATTCTCTCCGACCACCGTTCTTGCCACCTCGGGCCTTACATCGGCGGTGCTGTCAGTTTCGATCTTGTATGAAGAGATACCGTCGGTACTGTTCTCCGGAAAAATGCCGGTAATTCCTGGTATTTTTTCGATTTTGGGCAAGAGCGATCGGACATCTCCCCTCACTTCGATAACAAACTGCTCCTTTTGAGGAAGACGCGCCCGCAGATTCTTGGTCGAGTCCTCGGCCACCATAATTCCGTTATTGATGATGATGACCCGCTCGCAGGTCATGTCCACCTCCGGAAGTATGTGGGTCGAAAGGATAACTGTATGATCGCCTCCAAAGCCCTTGATGAGATTGCGAATCTCCACGATCTGTATGGGGTCGAGGCCGATGGTCGGCTCATCGAGCACCATGATCAAGGGATTGTGGATCATGGCCTGGGCGATTCCCACCCTCTGGCGGAATCCTTTGGAGAGAGAATTGCAGTATGCCCGGTAGTACCGGTTGAGTCCACATTTTTCCACTACCGAGCTGACACTTTCCCGCAGCTTGGAAGACGGCACCCCTTTGATTTTTGCGGCGAATTCAAGGTAAGTTTTTACCGTCATGTCCATGTAGAGAGGAGGGTTTTCGGGCAGGTATCCAATGCGTTTCCGGACTTCGAGAGAGTCGTTCACCACATCCATGCCGTCCACTTTGACCGTTCCTTCGGTCGGAGAAAGGTAACAGGTTATGATTTTCATGGCTGTGGATTTTCCGGCGCCATTCGGTCCGAGAAAACCAAGCACCTCCCCCTTTCTGACCGTAAAGGATATTTTATCCAGAGCGAGTTTTGTTCCGTAATACTTGGTCAAATTCTGAACATCAATCAATTTCCCCTCCTTCACATAAGTAATTCAGTGCCTCTATCAATAGGGCTTTTCCTGCTCCAAAGCCGATATAATCTTACTGACTTCGCGGATTTCTTCCTGGTTCCCGTTTATGAGCAGCCGCACCGAACCTTCCGCGCCGCGGATGCCTCCCGCCGCAATCTGTAAGGCATGAGCGCCGGTCAGGATACAGATCGCCTCAATTTCGGTGATGATGACGCCGGTCAGGGGCATGAGGGCATTACCCGCGTTCTCCTCCATGCATTCGGCTGATGCTTCGAGGATGCCGCAGGCAATCTCTTTTTCCAGCCCGACCGGTATGATAAGCCTGAGTTTTCTGCCATAAAGCGGCCCCCAGAATCCTCCGCTTGTTCCTCCCGCCGGATGTCCCACCAGGCAGCCGGCTATCCCTTTTGCATAATTGAGAGCGTTCGCCCCTTTGATGATGACATCTCCAGGCGACATATTCTTCGCGGCGTCGATTACCGTCTCGCCGTCCATGTGGATTTCCCCACGGCGGATGATGATGTCATGCATGACCTCCTGCGCCGGCGTCACTGCGGGAAATGAGCCTTCCAGGTTCTTCGGCATCGTCACACCGGTAGTGTAACCGAATTTCTCTATCGCCCTTCCCAGAAACTCCTCGGCAACAGCCGAACAGGTAGTTCCACGGCATATTCCGATGACTCCGTTGTGGAACGCCGCCCTGACATTCGGATGATGTACTACTCCCCTGGCAATGAGCCTTTTAGACTGAGAAACGGTCAATATGGTTTCGATTTTCATAATTTTTCCTATCCGAGTATCCTATTTGAAAAGGTTAGTGATTGGAAATAGATCCTGAAACGAGTTCAGGATGACACGTGTCATGCCGAACTTGTTTCGGCATCTATATGAAATCACAGCAAACTATTTCAAAAATACTTACCTGATACATACTCGGAATATCTTTTATCTGAACTGCCGGATTCTCTTCTTGAAAAACCGCACAAGCTCTTTTTCATACGCCTGGCCGGTCTTAAGGGGGATCCGGTCCACACCGTACCGCCGGAAAAGTGAAGTTAGGTCCGCCTGCCGTTTCTGCATATATTCCCAATACCGCCGCCGAACGTTTTTTGAGGAGGTATCCGCTATGAACACATCCCCGGTTTCCGCATCCTCGCAAACCACCAATCCTGAATCGCTCAGCGCTTCCTCGCGTTCATCCCCGATGGTGACAGCGATAAGATCGTGCTTGCGGGCGGCCACGCTCAGTGCCGGCTCAAAGCCGCTGTCCATGAAGTCCGAAATGAGAAAAACGATGGATTTTCGCTTCATAATACGGTTTACATGGCCGAGCGCTTCGTTGATGCTCGTTTTTTTCCCCTCGGGTTTGAAAAAGAGAATTTCCCGGATAACCCGGAGAACATGCTT
This Candidatus Latescibacter sp. DNA region includes the following protein-coding sequences:
- a CDS encoding VWA domain-containing protein — translated: MAFNNPEGFWLLLMVPCLALLGVLLALLSRRDRNRFAGPELFDGLSRSVSPVRRRIGQACFFAGLALAVIALAQPRFGTKTEIVKRMGVDVVIALDTSASMLAEDVKPSRIMQAKYEIGQFIDNLKGDRVAILAFTGKPFVQCPLTGDYAAAKTLLDFVNVGSVPEPGTNIANAIDGALDMLKRGSDAASESQLIILFTDGENLSGDPLAAARKAGLKGVHIFTVGVGTTGSELIPLRNEKGQLQGYKQNSKGEVVKTSLDEETLRKIADGTRGAYLREDNGEVNVKSILDGLGDIKKTDLNERRISRLQERYQIPLGFSLFFLLAWLLIGERSRQKTASPGGKQS
- a CDS encoding VWA domain-containing protein, yielding MFRFADPLWLILLVIPLVIFFQYFRKRGKSDAAVWFPAIQVLKETGGSGGKIKRLLSLFIAAGAAAVLVVAMARPQVGQTMHTRSARGIDIMLTLDISSSMAAMDFDPLSRYDAAIEVVKDFISRRVSDRIGLVVFAAQSFMLCPLTLDYDILKDLLGQAWESRVDDGTAIGSAIATAVNRLRNSDAKSRIIILLTDGMNNSGNIDPLTAARIAATMGVRIYAIGVGTEGQSWMRMNGNTFPVETHIDEASLKQVAQMTGGKYYRAKNKNELQGIYSEIGKLETTKVTFREWTEYDEKYPAFLNAGIFLLVLSFLLDRTVFRRIP
- a CDS encoding DUF4340 domain-containing protein, coding for MKLVKSLAVLAAVIVLGIFVYFKVYKVEEQKKAKEAQESKLIRFELDNIKAFSLVRPDSSILFERGVGRIWNITKPLKTEASGPQIYSLFASLHQSDILTVVDEKPKDLKPYALSNSKYYMAMEYDSGKPDTLYIGTDTPDKTMTYVKFSSEKRVLAVSNVLSDIMKKPVVFFRSRTILNVVGDDIRGIEVTRGKNDTDRIQMVHNGVTWMMAYPWNYSGDVQNMEELIKKISESYKSTLEPSEPGDLVKYGLNDPSLVLNVQLKYGMPDKILLIGNKLTEKGRRYLWYAKQFDAEQVFTLENSLITLLTRDNAWFIDKQPVKFNRNEVDKIVLKSGKEPITFTKDPESNWSVTSPVDKNVPQDVINNLFAISRFMLISDVYSMNPTPADLVKTELQKPKFVLTFYAGGQVLAEMTYGKSFTQDTVKTYVLTNLSPTIFVTGSGITSSINYVLETVFGK
- a CDS encoding GldG family protein, with product MQGRRTNLTRVILEKIYKYGLSPVVFALALLLGLIAANYVIAVRAPSYDVTKNKVNSLSRETVNLLNQLKFDVTIKAFYTTNSQRQVGLIMEKYVKGSRHIKVEYIDPIKNPVAADKYEVTIPGTIVLESLGKQTRINPSPTSRLYHERAITTAIYRLMTDTTKKAYFTSGHGELSLENVKSNGLSLIKERLEEQNYLMETINILEKNGAPKDCTVLIVAGPTVPFTDEEQNMVMNYVVSQGSVILMLNPGIKTNLEKIVESYGILPGNDYVYETSKSLTTQFGGALAPLCAPKDSSEITEKLENQTFLFPFVRSMTPVIRAKSIKLVRLAVSSENSWAETDLESARTANTAKKPSRDEKELKGPVTVAVTAEREFELPDSLATRDTHTTKVRSAFFGNAAFISNQFVTPFPANMSLFTNTVNWITKNEKIIEITPNTTRFTPVELKESDRRMITLLTLVVIPFAIFMAGFVVWYRRR
- a CDS encoding ABC transporter permease subunit yields the protein MRNALAVYVREVRSYFVSPIFYILAFVFMIVVGNVFKDTFFAFANQTMDYLRMAQNYKTAIPMMYVNMVAGTVFTYINFLFLLIVPLLTMRLYAEEKKTGTMELLMTSPITTTQVMLGKFFSALTIYTLMLVLTMAFNVIMMIESGGKLEWGPVFSSYLGTILLGSAIISIGMFFSSLTENQIVAAAVTISAIMGLWLLFATSQYLNPPYNTFVRYLSFPEHLDSFTQGFIGIKHIFYFLSVTVFGLFLTGISVESARWRQ
- a CDS encoding ATP-binding cassette domain-containing protein; protein product: MIDVQNLTKYYGTKLALDKISFTVRKGEVLGFLGPNGAGKSTAMKIITCYLSPTEGTVKVDGMDVVNDSLEVRKRIGYLPENPPLYMDMTVKTYLEFAAKIKGVPSSKLRESVSSVVEKCGLNRYYRAYCNSLSKGFRQRVGIAQAMIHNPLIMVLDEPTIGLDPIQIVEIRNLIKGFGGDHTVILSTHILPEVDMTCERVIIINNGIMVAEDSTKNLRARLPQKEQFVIEVRGDVRSLLPKIEKIPGITGIFPENSTDGISSYKIETDSTADVRPEVARTVVGENLELLQLRDVSLTLEDIFIQVTMK
- a CDS encoding DUF58 domain-containing protein; this encodes MQTEEIAKKVRGIELRTKKVVNDVFSGEYHSVFKGKGIEFAEVREYGIGDDIRLIDWNVTARMGHPYIKTFEEERELTVMLVVDASGSGHFGSRGMFKADLAAEVSAVLAFSAIKNNDRVGLIIFTDRIELYIPPLKGKKHVLRVIREILFFKPEGKKTSINEALGHVNRIMKRKSIVFLISDFMDSGFEPALSVAARKHDLIAVTIGDEREEALSDSGLVVCEDAETGDVFIADTSSKNVRRRYWEYMQKRQADLTSLFRRYGVDRIPLKTGQAYEKELVRFFKKRIRQFR